A window of Phacochoerus africanus isolate WHEZ1 chromosome 11, ROS_Pafr_v1, whole genome shotgun sequence genomic DNA:
ttttattcttttttttttttttatggctgtacccgtggcatgcagaaattcgcgggcctgggactgaatccgagctgcagctgtgacctatgctgcagcagtggcaatgccagatcctttaacccactgcattgggctggggattgaacccatgcctccacaacagtgagccatggcaatcagattcttaacccactgctgccatggcaggaactcctattatattttttcttaaaatgttccaTCAAATCAGCCacattctgggggtgggggggcggtggcAGCTTTGTAGCTGATTTCCCTACTTTTAGATTGACTGACCTTCCTGGTTTGCTCAGGGCCAAGATGAGTTCCCAGGATGTGGGGTTTTCCGTGCTAAAACCAGAAAAGTCCAGACCAATCAGGACAAATTGGTCGCCCTACTACCCTTTCTATCCCTGATAGGtgacaggttaaggatccggcgttgcagtgagctgtggtgtaggcagcagacacggctcagattccacgttgctgtggctggggtgtaggtcagcggctgcagctccgattggacccctagcctgggaacatccatatgccacaggtacagccctaaaaaaaaaccatagctttttttttttttttttgaacatccagactgttttccaaagtagctggaCCAACCAAAGGTAATTATCATTCCCTGTACCCCAGTTTATTGGTTGGTTCCCTGAAAATAATACCTTACTAAGCTtcttactgagatataatttacataacagACAATTCACCTATCTAAGTGTGCAATGCACTACTTCTTAGTATGGTCACAGAATTGTGCAATCCTCAGCacaattttattcatatttatttatttagcccctgcctgtggaagttccggggccagggatggaacctgccccatagcagtgacaatgacagatccttaactggctgagccaccaaggaactcccttagCACAATTTTAGAATACTTTGTGACTATCAGAAGAAACCCTATACCTGTTAGCAGTCTTGAATTTTCCCCAAGTCTTCTCGGCCCCTGGCAACCGCTGGTCTGCTTTTGGTCTTTACAGATTTTCCTCTTCTCAATatttcgtataaatggaatcatacaataagtggccttttgtatctggcttcttcacttagcatcatgttttcaaggttcttccATGTTGGCGCCTGTATCAGTtgtccattcctttttattactgaataatattctgttgtatgaatagactgcattttatttatttataagctgATGgtcatttgagttttttctctcttttggccaTTATAAACAATGCTTCCCTAAGTACTAAGTTTTTGTGTGATCatattctcatttctcttgggtatatgccTATGAGTGGAAAAGGGTCaagttaaaacttttatttttatggccttcccgtcatggctcagcagttaatgaacctgactggtatccatgaggacatgggttcagtccctggcctcacctaatgggttaaggatccagccttgccgtgagctgtggtgtaggtggcagacacagctcagatcccgtgttgctatggctggggtgtaggccggcggcttcagctccgattggacccctagcctgggaacatccatatgccacaggtacagccctaaaaaaaaaagattaaaaaaacaacaatttttttttttttttttaacatccagactgttttccaaagtagctggaCATTTTACCATTTCACCAACAGCATATGTGGGTTCCAATTTCCCCACATCTTTGGCAACATTTAataattatctgtctttttttattataaccatCCTAGCAGTggtgaagtggtatcttgtggtttGATTTTTGGTTCTTTGATGGCAAaaacattgaacatcttttcctatgcTTATTGTTAAGCTtcttaaatggaaaatttaacaTCGTTCCAACACAACCAAAGGATGCTTGTAAAGAACTGATGATACATACCAGGCTTAAGATTTTAACTGAATATTTAAGTAGGATGTCAAAACAGTCTACCTGGAGGTCAACCTCCAAGTTTAATTTAAACCGTCTATTTTACCTCATGACCAGAAATGGTCCCAGCATGAGTCTCTCTCACTTGCTCTGATGCTGGGCCATCCTCTGTTCTCTCCGTCAAGCTTTGCTGCCCCAGCAGTTCTCCTGGAGCCAGTGACTGTGTTTCCTGCATGTAAGCCTGGCTTTGCACCCCTGGTGCTTTGTTGATTAACCTCCTCAAAAGGCCGAATACCCAATCATCACTCCTACTATTTGGGCTCAGTGGCCTTCTGGGCCCTTGACAAACTCtgcatttcttcctccttctctcaccTCTCTGGTTTTCTGCTACTTCTTCTCCGTTGTCCCTTCCCTTTCTCCAGTGTCTCGTGCCCTCTGTGCGTTTATTGAATTTTGTTTATTGGTTAGTTTGTTCCTTCACCCCTCCTCTAATAAATTCCAAAAAGATTTGAGGACCTGGATCTCCTGCTcttgcctcctctcctcctttcatTTATGGATTTTCTGTCAAGAAACTCTATTGATTTTGCAGAAAAGGGTAGGATTCCTAGTGAGGCTACCGAGACAACTGCCTCCATCAGGAAACATGCTCCCTATCTGCAGTATCTTTTGGAGCCTGAGAATGGAAACCAGGAGATTTCTTCTCTGTAGAGGGGCCCTGGGCACCATCGTGTGATAGTGATCAACAGTTTCCACAAATGTCTATAGGTCACACCCCCTCcaatagactggcagctacaaaCATACTTTTTCAGCATTTAAACCCCTTATTACCTGATACGTGTGGGGGAAACAGCCACTACTTTATGGTTTGGCAGAGGGGACAaaggtaacaacaacaacaacagtaataataataaatgatgcaggcactatgctaagtcaTAGAGGAAGAAAAGTTCACAGGGGCAGTCCATTGTAGAAGCAGGCAGTTGGATATTTTATTATCCTTTCCAGATTATTATTTACTTTACAGAAAGATTTAACCCAGTACAAGATAATATGGTCACATTCAGACACCAAAATGGTCTcttgtttcctctttctctgtttttataaCAGGGATGGTCCTAAGGGGTATACATAACATTTGAACAGCACTGCCATTTTcactcctcttttaaaaaaaggttttttggagttcctgttgtgactcagcggtaatgaacccaactagcatccatgaggatgaaggttcaatccctggcctcgctcagtgggttaaggatcctgcattgctgtggctgtggtgtaggccagcagctgcagctccagttagacccctagccccggaacttcctaatggcatgggtgcagccctaaaaagcaaaaaaaaaaaaaaaaaattttttttgtggccatgACTCAGCATGCCAAAGTTCTAGGAGcagggtttgaacctgagccacagcagtgacaataccaggtccttaacccactgagccgccagggaactcctcgttttCATTCCTGACCAAAGAGGCCTGGAGTCCACATGAATGGAGGAGCAAGCCATGTTTATCCGCTTGTGTGTTTCAGAGTCAAGGGAACggagaaggaggagaagctgAGGCGGGCGGTCAAGCGGGTCCTGAAGTGTGACGTCACGCAGAGCTGGCCACTGGGTGCCGTCCCCCTGCCTCCGGCTGACTGTCTGCTCAGCACACTGTGCCTCCATGCCGCCTGCCCGGACCTGCCCACCTACCGCACCGCCCTCGGGAACCTGCGCAGCCTGCTGAAGCCGGGGGGCTTCCTGGTGCTCGTGGATGCCCTGAAGAGCAGCTACTACATGATTGGGGAGCAGAGGTTCTCCAGCCTCTGTCTGGGCCGGGAGGCCGTGGAGGCTGCCGTGAGAGAGGCTGGCTATACCATCGAACACTTCgaagtgatctcccaaagttatTCTTCCACCATGGCCAACAATGAAGGGCTTTTCTCCTTGGTGGGGCGGAAACTGAGCCCATGTGTATGATACCAGGCGATCGCCATTAAAGCAATGCCCCTGACCTGCCCTGCTGACTTCAGACTTGGTTCTAACTGCCGCGGTCATTGTGCTGAGTAGAGGCCATTGCATGGGGCGTGATGGTTCACCTAGGACAGGGCTGGAGTGGTCAACCTGCCTAGGAGCCATTGGTTGACCCCCTACTCTGTGCTCCCCACCTGTGCTGGTGTCATTAGGACTCCAAGATGACCAGCTGGCATGTCCAGTCTTTGTTGCCCGCAGTTATAAAAGAAGatctattggggaaataataaaaaataaataaatacatagataaaataaaataaaaataagaccttCTTTTCCTTGAACGTCCTGGTTACAATGGCCTGAACCCACACACACCTACAGAGAAGAGTCTGCAGTTTTTCACTATTCATTTCCTGAAGGCCCCGATGCCTTCTTCTCTCCTAGGAACAAGCTTCTCCTGCTCTTCAGTTCTTGCCTTCCCTCTGGCGACCCTGTCCTCCTCTGGGGTCCACTGAACAGCTGTCACTTTTGCCCTTTAGTCCCCCAAAGGGAGTAGgcccttcttttatttctctcaccACACCTGAGCCCAGGCTGTGACTTTTCCCTGAAGAGGGGTTAGCAAGAGAGATAACAGGCACTGTGATACAGCTGCCAGTAGAAACAGGTGTcttcgagcccacatcctcagagagtcCTGGAAGGCCACCTGTTGGCAAAGCTCTTGGCCAAGCATCTCCGAGGAGCTGGCGTGCCTCCCAGGGCATGTCTCCAGCCCCTGGTGCCCATGCCCAACATCATGAGACCCTAACACAGAGACTGACGGACCACGGCCCAGGAGCCAGCCCCAGACGGCTGCCCATTTTGTAAAGGTTTACTGGGACACAGCCGTGGCCATTCATTCACATGCCGTCTGTGGTGGTTTTCGTGCTGCAATGGCGAGTAATTCCAACGGCAACTCTGCATATGGCCGCCAAAGCCTAAAATACCTATTTGGATCTTTGTAGAAAAAGTTTCCTTCTCCTGCCTTGAAGAGAGAAGGAGttccctcctcacccccatcTGAGGCCCCTTTCTCTAGTCCTCCTTTCTCAGCCCAAGACCTCTCTCTTCCGGGAATGACTGAGCGTGGACATTGCAGCTTTCCACAAGGGGGATCCCCCCATGCAcaatcacttttgttttttgcttttgagggccacacctgcaacatatggaggttcccaggctaggggtctaatcagagctgtagctgacggcctacaccagagccagagaacatgggatctgaggcacatctgtgacctacaccacagctcacggcaatgcgggatccttaacccactgagtgaggccagggatcgaccctgcatcctcatggatcccagtccggttccttactgctgagccacagtgggaacttccatatttttatttacttggtgataaataaaaatggaccCACAATATGGGTCCATTTCCAAGTGTTTGACATCATAGGATGTTCACATCGCAACATGCTACCCTGCTTACGATTTCTAGAGATCCTGCCCTGAAGGACACTAACAGGCCAGTCCAGGCTGCACTGAGAAGGCCAAAGCCGGCTGTTATTATAAgcaggtgggggggaggggggtcaggCCTGCGCATCCTTTTTGCACATGACCCCCAGGAGCCAGCACCAGTCACCAGGCCACACGGAAGCCACCAAATCTGTGGGAACAGGGCTCTCCCAAATCCCTGCCATCTACCTCCCCCTAGAAGGAAGGTCACAGCTTCTCCTGAAACATCTGCGTTTGGGTAcccccatgcccccacccccacccccagagaatGACTCTGGCTTACCTTTGCataactgcaaacaaaaacacaagcctTCCTTTAAAACAGGATTTCCTGGTTTGATCTCTTCTAAAAACAGTAATTTCTTTGTAAACCAAGCTTTCAAATGATAGGTTTTCCACTTTTCCCTATGCAagtttgcgggggggggggggatggtggGGTGGAGCTGAGAGCAGACTGGCCATGACAACTTGGTGAGACTGAGCAGAGGTAGATTTTACCTCTAAGGGGtcatttgctgtttgttttgcAACTGTTGGTCAGTTTCCCCACTGAACTGTGAGCCTCTTGGGTTAATAGATTCTTCAACCCTTGGGCCAGACCTGGGTACAGAGCGGTGACTGCAGGAGGTGAGAGCCCGGATCTGGGCACTTACGTTCTGGAAGAGGGAGTGGCATAGGCAGGCGAGGAAACTCATCAATGAATGTGATACCCTCTGACAGTGGTAAGAGCTAGGAAGGTGCTCTATCAGGGTAATGGCATGGAGACTGAATGGCAGAACATTTGACTAAAAATGGTTTAAACAATAGGGGTTTATTCGTTTCATGAATAAGAAATTCAGAGGTAGGCCCCTGAGGAGAAAGTGGGGTTCCACTTTCATGCTAAgcaaaatgagtcagaaagaaggagttcccatcgtggctcagaggttaacaaacccgactggcatccatgagaacgcgggtttgatccccggcctcactcagtgggttaaggatctggcattgccgtaagccgtggtgtagttcccagacatggcttgtaccccaagttgctgtggctgtggtgtaggccggcagctagagctccgattggacccctagcctgggaacctacatatgccacgggtgtggccctaaaaaagaccaaaaagatagaaaaaaaaaaaaagtcagaaagagaaagacaaatgccatatgctatcacttatatgtggaatctaaaatacgacacaaatgaatacattcacgaaacagaaacagactcacagattagagaacagatttgttgccaaaggggggagggagattgggagtttgggatcagcagatgcaaactgctatatatttatatatagaatggataaacaacaaagtcctactgtatagcacaggaaactacgtCCAATCTCTCAGTACAGAGCATGTTGAGGgatgataggagaaaaagaatgtttatatatgtgtgactgggtcactgctgtacagcagaaattggcacaacaatgtaaatcaactatactttaaaaaaaagagctccctcctccccttccaatGTGACACATTcaatagaaaatgacagaaaatggagggagggtgggggcagatgACATCAACTATGCTAATAATTTTCAGACTGCAAAAGCTGACAGTCATTAGTGTATCGTAAAAACACTCTAATGCGTCACCATAAACATCtggaaaaataatagagaataaACTCAAAAGCAAAATCCCAGATAGTAGCGCTTCGTGTAGTATTATTTTATGACGTTTTGTATCAGCTTCATTAAAAAACTACACACATAtctaaacagataaaaaaaagacCTGTTTATGTATATAAAGACATATATTTGGTATTGGATCATGAtgcaaaaatgtatttattactttAGGTGGtgataaagaaaataactttgaaaGCCCCTGGGCTGTACTCTGGGCTTCTGAGACTCAGCTGTGACAGCCAACGTTTTCTCTTTCAGGTAGAGAAGAAGGACGTGGCCCCTGTTCTTAATGAACTCTGAGTCACTGGGGGGGAACTGACACGCAAACAGTTCCAATCTGGGGCAACACGGGCTCTGGGACGAGTGGCCCaggtgctttttttgtttgtcttctttgttttttgggttttttttttgtctttttgcctttttctaggtccgctcccaccgcacatggagttctcaggctaggggtcgaattggagcggcagccccagcccacaccagagccacagcagcgcaggatcaagccatgtctgcgacctacaccacagctcacggcaacaccagatcattaacccactgagcgaggccagggattggacccacaacctcatggttcccattcaggctcgttaaccactgcgccatgggaactccaagcccaggTGCTGTGGACGGGGGAGGTCTGGAGAGCGGGCTTTAGTTCTGGGTCCTGCCTGCGGCTGCACAGGGGTGTGTTTGGCCGACAGAGAACAAAAGATGAGGAACGCCCTGACCAGAGGCACAAAGCACCTCCTCCTGCTATCATGCTTCTCATGGGTTTGTTCGACCTGGGAAGCCAGGAACCTAAGCAAAAATCTGGCTGCTGGGCTTTCGTTTGCTTTCCCTGAAATCCAACAGACCCACCAAGTCACTAGCAAACACTGACAGCGGGTCATGCTGGTCCTGGCTTATAAATCTCTTTGACTGCTGACCCAGTACAGgtgtttttcagtctctttttggTCTGCTTTCTGGGGAAGTGTTCCCCAGCCTCACCCTGAGCAAATGTTCCTGATGCAGGACGCTGCAAGCCTGTGTGTAATGTCCTGGGCAACGACCCGGGAAGAGAAAAGCTATTTAAAGGGCTGTTCAACCACTTGGTGCGTGCAGCCAGCCTGGTCAGCCCAGCCTTCATAATTCCCATCGCCTGGCTGTCACTGGTAATAAGAGGAGACGTCCGTGATATGACTTACTAGGCTGATCTTTAAAAGCTGTGACGGCCCCCTCTAATTTTAGCCTCAGCCAACTCGGAGAGCACGAGGGGACCGTTAATCTTACGGAGACTCGAAGCCGGTGGGGAAAACTCTGGACTGGGGGACAGAAACCAGGTGTGGATTTTCGTCTTACGCCTTGATTGCCCTGAGAGTAGCCGTCCACCTTTGCCAGGGCCCCTCCGTCCACGAGGAATAATAAGCATCTGGCAGGACCACTGAGATCAAATGAGATCCCTGCGAAGGCAGAGGGTAACGTGTCAAATGATTCATGGCACTTAGGTGACTTGGAGATTATCAGCCCCTGCTAGGGCAGCCGCTGAGCTCCAGGTCGCTCCATTCATCAGGGATCCCTTCCCGAACTGAGTAAGTATGGCCTTCGGAAGCTCTTTAAAAAGCTCTTCAAAAGCTCTCAACCATGTCAAGGAGAGGCTCCAGTCATGACTAGGGAAAGGGCCTGTCTTGCATGCGATCAATATTTAAGGCAGCAGTACCTTGAATCCAGAGTCTTTTTCACagcaattcattcattcagcggATGTTTATGACACCCTGTTACAGGCcaggctgaggggctggggaTGTTCCATTGAAGGTGGCAGCCTCTGGCCCCGTGGGATCTTACATCCTTTAGAAGGAGACCAGAAAGTAGTGCATTCAGAGAGAACCTTAGAATCAGTACTAGTTTTATTTTGATTCTCAGGTCAGCCAGTCAGGAATCTTTGCCCTTTCGGACAGAGCTCACCCTCAATGAGATACACCAAGCCTTTCTTAAAGCTGAATCTGTCCATTTATAGATCAGCTTTGCTCAAAAAATTTGTTTGAGCTATAGATACGGTATTTAAGGAAGATTATCACAAAGGAAAACCCCACTGTGCTATGTTCCTATTTTCCAGTGGAAGCAGTGATTTAACCTATTTGGGTGGAcgattttctcctcttcctttccggCAACACTTCTGCCCTGAATTGGAAATGCTTTCCTTGGCCCCCCAATTGCCAGCAGAGGGCACACGCAGCTTTAGTTGGAGACCATTCCTGACCGTGCCCATTTATACAGCAAGGAATTTAAATTGCATTGAACCTTCCAAAACAAGAAGCTTTTCCTTTTATGCTCTCTATTTATGAGGCTgctagagaaaaaggaaagggaattcagcctgtttttctttaacaaaaaatatatataattgtttttatagatacattaaaaaattttcctgTTAGGTCTATAcacaaaatgcaaattttaataaACCACACAGAGACTCTCGGACAGATTAGCATAAGAAATGTTAAACATTAGATGATGGGGTTAACTCACTACGACCTATTTCCCGTTTATTCACAGAAGGAAAAAGCAGTTTTTGTGCTTTTGCAAAATgcagttttttaatatttaaaaaaggaagagctCTTCCTGTGGTTTCTGACCAAACCATGAAAcgtctttcattttattttgatagtGTCTGATGAATTCAGGGAAAGACCGGGGGTTGAATTTCCAACCCTCCACAAATAATCCGTGAATATCGCCTTGGTTCCGACCTCAGGGGGGAGGACCAGGAAGtatttcctttctcatctctctctccgCCTCAGAGGAAAACTGGAACATTTAAAGAGAAGAGAGGTTAAAGAACCGCCAGCACTAGTTCGGCTGCTCTTCAGAAAGATCAGGCACTGGAGGAACCGCTCGCTTCTCCTTGGCCGACCACCCGATTGACTGGCACTCGCCTTAAGAGCAGGGACTTAAGTACTCCACAggcaaaaagaggagaaagatgtTTCTGGAAGGAGGGTGAGCTGTTAGTTTACCACTCCTTTTATTCTCACGGTCAATTTCTGTCCCCTTTTCACTGTCTTCCAACATTTGCTAAATGCCGTGGAAATTCCAGGTATTTGATGTGTCCCTCGTCCTCATGGAGTTTGCGATCTTAATTGTGAGTTAAGATTcacaaagtgggagttcccgtcgtggcgcagtggttaacgaatccgactaggaaccatgaggttgcgggttcggtccctgcccttgctcagtgggttaacgatccggtgttgccgtgagctgtggtgtaggtcgcagacgcggctcggatcctgcattgctgtggctctggtgtaggccggtggctacagctccgattggacccctagcctgggaacctccatatgccgtgggagcggcccaagaaatagcaaaaagacaaaaaaaaaaaaagattcacaaagTGAAACAccaaaaccctttttttttagggctgcaacagcggcatatggaggttcctaggctaggggtcgaatcagagctgtagccgccggcctgaaccacagccacagccacacaggatccaaacctacaccacaggtcgaagcagtgctggatcctcgattcactgagcaaggctggggatagaacctgcatcttcacagacactagctggattcgttttcacgtcgccgcaacaggaactccaaaacctcctattttatagatgtggaaattgAGACTGTGAGCGGGGACAAGGAGCTCCACCTTTCCATGCCTGTGATTCTAAGTTTCCAC
This region includes:
- the NNMT gene encoding nicotinamide N-methyltransferase, with amino-acid sequence MESGFTSKDAYLSHFNPQDYLEKYYNFGAKHSAEDQILRHLLKILFKIFCLDGVKGDLLIDIGSGPTIYQLLSACESFKEIIATDYTDQNLQELEKWLKKEPGAFDWSPVVTYVCELEGNRVKGTEKEEKLRRAVKRVLKCDVTQSWPLGAVPLPPADCLLSTLCLHAACPDLPTYRTALGNLRSLLKPGGFLVLVDALKSSYYMIGEQRFSSLCLGREAVEAAVREAGYTIEHFEVISQSYSSTMANNEGLFSLVGRKLSPCV